The Actinoplanes sp. N902-109 genomic interval GGCGACGGCGAGCACGACGAGCAGGGCGAGCAGCGCGCAGGCCGCCCGGTTGCCGGCGAGCCCGGCCACGGCGAACACGGTGACCGGCCCGGCGGCGGCCCCCACGTCGCCGGCGGTGCGGGTCAGCCCGACGACGGCCCCGGCCGCCTCCGCCGGGTACGCCTCACCGGTGATCACGCCCGGCAGCACGCCCACCACGCCGGTGCCGAGCGAATAGACGACGATCGCCGCCGCGAAGCCCACCGGCAGGTGCAGCAGCGGCAGGACCAGCAGCCCCAGCCCGGCGGCGAGCCCGGCCGGCACCAGCAGCACCGCCCGCGCCCCGGCGTCGGCCCAGCGTCCCACCACCGGCATCGCGGCCAGGCTGACCAGCGTGCCGGCCGCGGTGGCCAGCCCCAGCGTCAGCGGGGTGAGCCCGCCGGAGTCGTAGGCCAGCACCGGCACCAGCCCCTGCTCCCCGGCGAACCGGGCGAAGAACGTCGCGAACGACAGCCCGCACAGCGCGGCCAGCAGCCCGCCCCGCCCGCCCGGCCACGCCATCGCCCGAGCCGGTGCGGCCAGTTCCCGCGGACCGGCCGGCGTCGACGACCAGTACGGCGTCGCCGGTCGTACGGTGTCCCACAGCAGGCAGGCCAGCACCGGCAGCGCCGCGATCGGGAACGTCCAGGCCGGCCCGACCACGCCGACGACCGCACCGCCGAGCACCGAGCCCGCGGCGGCCGCGGACAGCTGCACCACGGTCGCCGTGGCCATCACCGCGCCGCGCCGCCCGGCGGGGGCGCCCGCGACCAGCACCGCGAAGCCGACGGTCACCGCCGCCCCGCCCAGGATGCCGGCCAGCAGCCGCATCCCGATCAGCGTGGGCGCCGAGTGGGCCGGCCCGGTCAGCGCGGTGACCACGGCCAGGGCGAGCATCAGGGTGCGCAGGTACGCCCGGGTGGGCAGCCGGCGCAGCGCCAGCCCGGCCGGGATGTTGGCCAGCACCCGGCCGGCCCCGAACGCGGTCACCACGGTGCCGAGCAGGGCGCCGCTCATCCCGTACCGGTCGAGGAAGAGCGGGAGGACCGGCACCACCGCGCCCCACGTCAGCTGCGACGTGGCGATCATGGCGCAGATCAGCACCGTCGGGCCGGTCATCCGGCGAGGTTCTCGCGCAGGGTGCGGCCGGGGTAGCGCGGGGCCAGCACGCCGCGGTCGCGCAGCTCGGGCACCAGCAGCTCGGCGATGTCGTCGTAGCCGCCCGGCATGGCCAGCGGGCTGGACAGCATGTAACCGCCGCGGGCACCGGTGGCGGCGAAGTTCTCCTGCAGCGCGTCGGCCACCGTCGCCGGGTCGCCGCACAGCGTGTGGTCCATGCCGGTGGCGCTGGTCCAGCCGTGCTCGAAGAACTCGGTGCGGCTCATCTCGTAGTCCTCGCCGTACTCGGTGAGCAGCGTGCCGATCAGTCCGCCGGGGGAGGCCTGGGCCTGCGCGGCCTGCCGTTTGAGCTCGCCCAGCGGGAAACTCGCGGGCAGCCGGGAGAAGTCGACACCGGCGTTGTGCGACAGGTACGCGCCCACGGCCTCCTCGTTCCAGAAGCTGAGCACCTCGGCGCGCCGGGAGTGGGCCTCGTCCTTGGTGCGCCCGACGATCACCTGGGTGGCCCAGAGGATGCCGACCGCGGCCGGGTCACGCCCGTTGGCCCGCAACGCCGTGTCGAGCATCGTGCGGTGCCGCTGCTGCGAGGCGACGTCGGCGCCGAAGCCGAACACCACATCGGCGAAGCGCGCCGAGGCGGCGATCCCGCGCGCTGAGTTGCCCGCCTGCACCAGCACCGGGGCGACCTGCGGGCTCGGCACGCTGGGCAGCGGCCCGCGCACCTTGAAGAAGCGGCCGTCGTGGTCGATCGGCGCCACCTTCGCCGGGTCGGCGAAGCGGCCGGTGGCCCGGTCCCGCACGATCGCGTCCGGGGCGACCGAGGTCCACAACGCCTGGCAGACGTCGACGAACTCCTCCATCCGCTCGTACCGCAGATCATGCTCCATGAGCTGGTCGAAGCCGTAGTTCACGGCGTCCGCCCCGCGGGTCGAGGTGACCACGTTGAACGCGATCCGGCCCCCGGTGACGTGGTCCAGCGAGTTGAGCAGCCGGGCCACGTAGAACGGGTGCATGAACGTCGAGGAGTAGGTCAGCCCGAAGCCGATGTGTGTGGTGGCGGTGGACATCGCGGCGATCACCGGGCTCATGTCGTGCCGGGGCCACTGGATGCCCCATTCCACGGCCGCGTCGATCGAGCCGCGCCAGGTGCCGGGGATGCCGGTGCCGTCGCCGAAGAACAGCAGGTCGATGCCGGCGCGCTCGGCCGTGCGGGCCAGCTCCAGGTACATCCGCACGTCCGGGAAGTCCACACCCACCCACGAGCCGGTACGGGCCCAGCGCCCCTCGGTGTGCGTGAACGACAGGTCCAGGGCGAGGTGCATGCCACTCATGCGGTGCCCTCCTTCGCGAAGAGGGCGGCCAGCTCAGCGGTGTCGGTGAGCACGGCGGCGTTGAGGGCCAGCTCGGCCAGGGCGGCGTCGTGGACGTCCGGGTCGTACGCGGCCACCGCGTCCCGCGGCAGCAGCACCGGCCAGTCCAGCTGGAAGGCGTCGTGCGCGGTCGCGGCCACACAGCACTCGGTGGTCAGCCCGCAGACCGCCAGCCAGCCGATGCCCGCCGTGCGCAGTTCCTGCTCGAGACCGGTGCCGAGGAAACCGCTGTAACCCCGCTTGACCACGCGGATCTCGTCGTCCTGCGGGGCCATGCCGTACCACTCGGCGCCCGGGGTGCCCAGCAGGCACGGCTCGTCCGGGCCGTACGGCGCGTCCGGGTCGCCGCCGCGCAGCCACTTGCCGGCCCGCCACGGCCGGGCCGGGTCGGTGCCCAGCTCCACCCAGATCACCGGCACCCCGGCGTCGCGGGCCGCGCCGACCAGCGCCCCGGTCCGGTCGACGGCCCGGGCGACCGCGTCGAGGTCCGGCCCGTAGCCGGCGATCCAGGCCGGGTCGGCGAACGAGCGCTGCACGTCCACCACGACCAGCCCGGGCCGCGGCGGCAGCGTGGCGAGTTGCTGCTGTCTCATT includes:
- a CDS encoding MFS transporter; translation: MTGPTVLICAMIATSQLTWGAVVPVLPLFLDRYGMSGALLGTVVTAFGAGRVLANIPAGLALRRLPTRAYLRTLMLALAVVTALTGPAHSAPTLIGMRLLAGILGGAAVTVGFAVLVAGAPAGRRGAVMATATVVQLSAAAAGSVLGGAVVGVVGPAWTFPIAALPVLACLLWDTVRPATPYWSSTPAGPRELAAPARAMAWPGGRGGLLAALCGLSFATFFARFAGEQGLVPVLAYDSGGLTPLTLGLATAAGTLVSLAAMPVVGRWADAGARAVLLVPAGLAAGLGLLVLPLLHLPVGFAAAIVVYSLGTGVVGVLPGVITGEAYPAEAAGAVVGLTRTAGDVGAAAGPVTVFAVAGLAGNRAACALLALLVVLAVAALVATLRRAPRKVEALPVEAVT
- a CDS encoding NtaA/DmoA family FMN-dependent monooxygenase (This protein belongs to a clade of FMN-dependent monooxygenases, within a broader family of flavin-dependent oxidoreductases, the luciferase-like monooxygenase (LMM) family, some of whose members use coenzyme F420 rather than FMN.); the encoded protein is MSGMHLALDLSFTHTEGRWARTGSWVGVDFPDVRMYLELARTAERAGIDLLFFGDGTGIPGTWRGSIDAAVEWGIQWPRHDMSPVIAAMSTATTHIGFGLTYSSTFMHPFYVARLLNSLDHVTGGRIAFNVVTSTRGADAVNYGFDQLMEHDLRYERMEEFVDVCQALWTSVAPDAIVRDRATGRFADPAKVAPIDHDGRFFKVRGPLPSVPSPQVAPVLVQAGNSARGIAASARFADVVFGFGADVASQQRHRTMLDTALRANGRDPAAVGILWATQVIVGRTKDEAHSRRAEVLSFWNEEAVGAYLSHNAGVDFSRLPASFPLGELKRQAAQAQASPGGLIGTLLTEYGEDYEMSRTEFFEHGWTSATGMDHTLCGDPATVADALQENFAATGARGGYMLSSPLAMPGGYDDIAELLVPELRDRGVLAPRYPGRTLRENLAG
- a CDS encoding cysteine hydrolase family protein, producing the protein MRQQQLATLPPRPGLVVVDVQRSFADPAWIAGYGPDLDAVARAVDRTGALVGAARDAGVPVIWVELGTDPARPWRAGKWLRGGDPDAPYGPDEPCLLGTPGAEWYGMAPQDDEIRVVKRGYSGFLGTGLEQELRTAGIGWLAVCGLTTECCVAATAHDAFQLDWPVLLPRDAVAAYDPDVHDAALAELALNAAVLTDTAELAALFAKEGTA